In the genome of Candoia aspera isolate rCanAsp1 chromosome 1, rCanAsp1.hap2, whole genome shotgun sequence, one region contains:
- the DCAF17 gene encoding DDB1- and CUL4-associated factor 17 isoform X1, translating into MFSGSSSSSAAAKATSSDAFDIHSICHLLTRRSQGFYTKDVGTVYRKNMSLLRKLICQETTTFKNVWTIQSSSPIYYHSGKIYLDNYRRCVSCITPEPRIIYQVPGWPTSEKIEDALLLESPVGEVLPRPSDYKPSWAALTAHNWLLRLSANSGEILEKVYLASHCKFRYLSWDMPQEVMAIKSTQQKLPAAARQTGIQQSVLFFLAVFRVLPLSFMGMLELDKKIFGNSMADVSVSHRMLIVTHSTGHVRLYSFQAISERFMEHQVDLGQEYSWNGRVGIVGKYPFGIPCNIKITVIFTDTPDLLFEVSSLESAFQIGGYPWHYIITPNKKSQEGIFHVCSLKDHTLAKNGIQDMKCCSLEPDRISFHPDSSGRMLHVGPNVIKVLKLKETENSKQQEVTEDFIIEANRENNVNNCVTVTASGRIVKKRFKLLDDDPEQETFKIVDYEDELNLLSVVAVTQTGVDGAAHLDFHCNEQGTRLKSFPFVESWDVTYNHEVYCDRNIVLHIQQKPHRMFSCHIYQVTCNSEKDDNTQKGKRTACIWSKTRGKY; encoded by the exons ATGTTTTCTGGCTCATCTTCTTCATCTGCCGCAGCAAAAGCCACTTCATCTGATGCATTTGATATCCACAGTATCTGCCACCTACTAACTAGAAGATCACAGGGATTTTATACAAAAGATGTTGGAACTGTTTATAGGAAAAACATGAGTCTCTTGAGGAAGCTGATATGCCAG gaaACAACAACATTCAAGAATGTTTGGACTATACAGTCTTCATCTCCAATTTATTATCATAGTGGAAAAATTTATCTTGACAATTACCGGCGCTGTGTGAGCTG CATTACACCAGAGCCAAGAATAATTTATCAAGTGCCAGGATGGCCTACCTCAGAAAAAATAGAGGATGCTTTATTATTGGAAAGCCCAGtg GGGGAAGTGCTGCCCAGGCCTTCAGACTACAAGCCTTCCTGGGCAGCTCTGACCGCTCACAACTGGCTTCTCCGTCTGTCTGCGAATTCAGGAGAAATACTTGAAAAGGTGTATCTTGCTTCCCACTGCAAATTCAG GTACCTAAGTTGGGACATGCCTCAAGAGGTCATGGCAATAAAGTCAACTCAGCAAAAGCTCCCAGCAGCTGCACGACAG ACAGGCATCCAGCAGTCTGTACTGTTCTTTCTTGCTGTATTCCGAGTTTTGCCACTTTCATTTATGGGCATGCTGGAGCTTGACAAAAAA ATCTTTGGAAATAGCATGGCAGATGTTTCGGTATCTCATAGAATGCTGATTGTAACACACAGCACAGGTCATGTCAGATTATACAGCTTCCAGGCAATCTCTGAACGG TTCATGGAACACCAGGTGGATTTGGGACAGGAATACAGCTGGAATGGCAGAGTTGGAATTGTGGGAAAATATCCTTTTGGCATTCCGTGTAACATTAAAATAACAG TTATCTTCACAGACACTCCAGATCTTCTTTTTGAAGTCTCATCCCTCGAGAGTGCATTTCAGATTGGAGGATATCCTTGGCATTATATTATTACACCTAACAAGAAAAGTCAAGAAGGAATCTTCCATGTTTGTTCTTTAAAAGACCACACTTTG GCAAAGAATGGCATTCAGGATATGAAATGTTGCTCACTGGAACCTGACAGGATATCTTTCCACCCCGACAGTTCTGGAAGGATGCTACATGTGGGTCCAAATGTAATTAA AGTTCTGAAGTTGAAGGAAACTGAAAATTCCAAGCAGCAAGAAGTTACTGAAGATTTTATCATAGAAGCCAACAGGGAAAATAAT GTGAACAACTGTGTAACAGTAACTGCGTCTGGCCGAATAGTGAAGAAGCGTTTTAAATTATTGGATGATGATCCTGAGCAAGAG actttcaAAATTGTTGACTATGAAGATGAACTGAACTTGCTGTCTGTCGTGGCTGTTACTCAGACAGGAGTTGATGGGGCAGCTCATCTTGACTTCCATTGTAATGAGCAGGGTACTCGGTTGAAGAGTTTTCCTTTTGTTGAGTCTTGGGATGTG ACGTACAACCATGAAGTTTACTGTGATAGAAATATAGTGTTGCACATACAACAAAAGCCCCACAGGATGTTCAGCTGTCACATATACCAGGTGACCTGCAATAGTGAAAAAGATGACAATACACAGAAGGGCAAGAGAACAGCATGTATTTGGTCAAAAACTAGGGgaaaatactga
- the DCAF17 gene encoding DDB1- and CUL4-associated factor 17 isoform X3: MFSGSSSSSAAAKATSSDAFDIHSICHLLTRRSQGFYTKDVGTVYRKNMSLLRKLICQETTTFKNVWTIQSSSPIYYHSGKIYLDNYRRCVSCITPEPRIIYQVPGWPTSEKIEDALLLESPVGEVLPRPSDYKPSWAALTAHNWLLRLSANSGEILEKVYLASHCKFRYLSWDMPQEVMAIKSTQQKLPAAARQIFGNSMADVSVSHRMLIVTHSTGHVRLYSFQAISERFMEHQVDLGQEYSWNGRVGIVGKYPFGIPCNIKITVIFTDTPDLLFEVSSLESAFQIGGYPWHYIITPNKKSQEGIFHVCSLKDHTLAKNGIQDMKCCSLEPDRISFHPDSSGRMLHVGPNVIKVLKLKETENSKQQEVTEDFIIEANRENNVNNCVTVTASGRIVKKRFKLLDDDPEQETFKIVDYEDELNLLSVVAVTQTGVDGAAHLDFHCNEQGTRLKSFPFVESWDVTYNHEVYCDRNIVLHIQQKPHRMFSCHIYQVTCNSEKDDNTQKGKRTACIWSKTRGKY, translated from the exons ATGTTTTCTGGCTCATCTTCTTCATCTGCCGCAGCAAAAGCCACTTCATCTGATGCATTTGATATCCACAGTATCTGCCACCTACTAACTAGAAGATCACAGGGATTTTATACAAAAGATGTTGGAACTGTTTATAGGAAAAACATGAGTCTCTTGAGGAAGCTGATATGCCAG gaaACAACAACATTCAAGAATGTTTGGACTATACAGTCTTCATCTCCAATTTATTATCATAGTGGAAAAATTTATCTTGACAATTACCGGCGCTGTGTGAGCTG CATTACACCAGAGCCAAGAATAATTTATCAAGTGCCAGGATGGCCTACCTCAGAAAAAATAGAGGATGCTTTATTATTGGAAAGCCCAGtg GGGGAAGTGCTGCCCAGGCCTTCAGACTACAAGCCTTCCTGGGCAGCTCTGACCGCTCACAACTGGCTTCTCCGTCTGTCTGCGAATTCAGGAGAAATACTTGAAAAGGTGTATCTTGCTTCCCACTGCAAATTCAG GTACCTAAGTTGGGACATGCCTCAAGAGGTCATGGCAATAAAGTCAACTCAGCAAAAGCTCCCAGCAGCTGCACGACAG ATCTTTGGAAATAGCATGGCAGATGTTTCGGTATCTCATAGAATGCTGATTGTAACACACAGCACAGGTCATGTCAGATTATACAGCTTCCAGGCAATCTCTGAACGG TTCATGGAACACCAGGTGGATTTGGGACAGGAATACAGCTGGAATGGCAGAGTTGGAATTGTGGGAAAATATCCTTTTGGCATTCCGTGTAACATTAAAATAACAG TTATCTTCACAGACACTCCAGATCTTCTTTTTGAAGTCTCATCCCTCGAGAGTGCATTTCAGATTGGAGGATATCCTTGGCATTATATTATTACACCTAACAAGAAAAGTCAAGAAGGAATCTTCCATGTTTGTTCTTTAAAAGACCACACTTTG GCAAAGAATGGCATTCAGGATATGAAATGTTGCTCACTGGAACCTGACAGGATATCTTTCCACCCCGACAGTTCTGGAAGGATGCTACATGTGGGTCCAAATGTAATTAA AGTTCTGAAGTTGAAGGAAACTGAAAATTCCAAGCAGCAAGAAGTTACTGAAGATTTTATCATAGAAGCCAACAGGGAAAATAAT GTGAACAACTGTGTAACAGTAACTGCGTCTGGCCGAATAGTGAAGAAGCGTTTTAAATTATTGGATGATGATCCTGAGCAAGAG actttcaAAATTGTTGACTATGAAGATGAACTGAACTTGCTGTCTGTCGTGGCTGTTACTCAGACAGGAGTTGATGGGGCAGCTCATCTTGACTTCCATTGTAATGAGCAGGGTACTCGGTTGAAGAGTTTTCCTTTTGTTGAGTCTTGGGATGTG ACGTACAACCATGAAGTTTACTGTGATAGAAATATAGTGTTGCACATACAACAAAAGCCCCACAGGATGTTCAGCTGTCACATATACCAGGTGACCTGCAATAGTGAAAAAGATGACAATACACAGAAGGGCAAGAGAACAGCATGTATTTGGTCAAAAACTAGGGgaaaatactga
- the DCAF17 gene encoding DDB1- and CUL4-associated factor 17 isoform X2, with translation MFSGSSSSSAAAKATSSDAFDIHSICHLLTRRSQGFYTKDVGTVYRKNMSLLRKLICQETTTFKNVWTIQSSSPIYYHSGKIYLDNYRRCVSCITPEPRIIYQVPGWPTSEKIEDALLLESPVGEVLPRPSDYKPSWAALTAHNWLLRLSANSGEILEKVYLASHCKFRYLSWDMPQEVMAIKSTQQKLPAAARQTGIQQSVLFFLAVFRVLPLSFMGMLELDKKIFGNSMADVSVSHRMLIVTHSTGHVRLYSFQAISERFMEHQVDLGQEYSWNGRVGIVGKYPFGIPCNIKITDTPDLLFEVSSLESAFQIGGYPWHYIITPNKKSQEGIFHVCSLKDHTLAKNGIQDMKCCSLEPDRISFHPDSSGRMLHVGPNVIKVLKLKETENSKQQEVTEDFIIEANRENNVNNCVTVTASGRIVKKRFKLLDDDPEQETFKIVDYEDELNLLSVVAVTQTGVDGAAHLDFHCNEQGTRLKSFPFVESWDVTYNHEVYCDRNIVLHIQQKPHRMFSCHIYQVTCNSEKDDNTQKGKRTACIWSKTRGKY, from the exons ATGTTTTCTGGCTCATCTTCTTCATCTGCCGCAGCAAAAGCCACTTCATCTGATGCATTTGATATCCACAGTATCTGCCACCTACTAACTAGAAGATCACAGGGATTTTATACAAAAGATGTTGGAACTGTTTATAGGAAAAACATGAGTCTCTTGAGGAAGCTGATATGCCAG gaaACAACAACATTCAAGAATGTTTGGACTATACAGTCTTCATCTCCAATTTATTATCATAGTGGAAAAATTTATCTTGACAATTACCGGCGCTGTGTGAGCTG CATTACACCAGAGCCAAGAATAATTTATCAAGTGCCAGGATGGCCTACCTCAGAAAAAATAGAGGATGCTTTATTATTGGAAAGCCCAGtg GGGGAAGTGCTGCCCAGGCCTTCAGACTACAAGCCTTCCTGGGCAGCTCTGACCGCTCACAACTGGCTTCTCCGTCTGTCTGCGAATTCAGGAGAAATACTTGAAAAGGTGTATCTTGCTTCCCACTGCAAATTCAG GTACCTAAGTTGGGACATGCCTCAAGAGGTCATGGCAATAAAGTCAACTCAGCAAAAGCTCCCAGCAGCTGCACGACAG ACAGGCATCCAGCAGTCTGTACTGTTCTTTCTTGCTGTATTCCGAGTTTTGCCACTTTCATTTATGGGCATGCTGGAGCTTGACAAAAAA ATCTTTGGAAATAGCATGGCAGATGTTTCGGTATCTCATAGAATGCTGATTGTAACACACAGCACAGGTCATGTCAGATTATACAGCTTCCAGGCAATCTCTGAACGG TTCATGGAACACCAGGTGGATTTGGGACAGGAATACAGCTGGAATGGCAGAGTTGGAATTGTGGGAAAATATCCTTTTGGCATTCCGTGTAACATTAAAATAACAG ACACTCCAGATCTTCTTTTTGAAGTCTCATCCCTCGAGAGTGCATTTCAGATTGGAGGATATCCTTGGCATTATATTATTACACCTAACAAGAAAAGTCAAGAAGGAATCTTCCATGTTTGTTCTTTAAAAGACCACACTTTG GCAAAGAATGGCATTCAGGATATGAAATGTTGCTCACTGGAACCTGACAGGATATCTTTCCACCCCGACAGTTCTGGAAGGATGCTACATGTGGGTCCAAATGTAATTAA AGTTCTGAAGTTGAAGGAAACTGAAAATTCCAAGCAGCAAGAAGTTACTGAAGATTTTATCATAGAAGCCAACAGGGAAAATAAT GTGAACAACTGTGTAACAGTAACTGCGTCTGGCCGAATAGTGAAGAAGCGTTTTAAATTATTGGATGATGATCCTGAGCAAGAG actttcaAAATTGTTGACTATGAAGATGAACTGAACTTGCTGTCTGTCGTGGCTGTTACTCAGACAGGAGTTGATGGGGCAGCTCATCTTGACTTCCATTGTAATGAGCAGGGTACTCGGTTGAAGAGTTTTCCTTTTGTTGAGTCTTGGGATGTG ACGTACAACCATGAAGTTTACTGTGATAGAAATATAGTGTTGCACATACAACAAAAGCCCCACAGGATGTTCAGCTGTCACATATACCAGGTGACCTGCAATAGTGAAAAAGATGACAATACACAGAAGGGCAAGAGAACAGCATGTATTTGGTCAAAAACTAGGGgaaaatactga
- the DCAF17 gene encoding DDB1- and CUL4-associated factor 17 isoform X5 translates to MLYYWKAQWYLSWDMPQEVMAIKSTQQKLPAAARQTGIQQSVLFFLAVFRVLPLSFMGMLELDKKIFGNSMADVSVSHRMLIVTHSTGHVRLYSFQAISERFMEHQVDLGQEYSWNGRVGIVGKYPFGIPCNIKITVIFTDTPDLLFEVSSLESAFQIGGYPWHYIITPNKKSQEGIFHVCSLKDHTLAKNGIQDMKCCSLEPDRISFHPDSSGRMLHVGPNVIKVLKLKETENSKQQEVTEDFIIEANRENNVNNCVTVTASGRIVKKRFKLLDDDPEQETFKIVDYEDELNLLSVVAVTQTGVDGAAHLDFHCNEQGTRLKSFPFVESWDVTYNHEVYCDRNIVLHIQQKPHRMFSCHIYQVTCNSEKDDNTQKGKRTACIWSKTRGKY, encoded by the exons ATGCTTTATTATTGGAAAGCCCAGtg GTACCTAAGTTGGGACATGCCTCAAGAGGTCATGGCAATAAAGTCAACTCAGCAAAAGCTCCCAGCAGCTGCACGACAG ACAGGCATCCAGCAGTCTGTACTGTTCTTTCTTGCTGTATTCCGAGTTTTGCCACTTTCATTTATGGGCATGCTGGAGCTTGACAAAAAA ATCTTTGGAAATAGCATGGCAGATGTTTCGGTATCTCATAGAATGCTGATTGTAACACACAGCACAGGTCATGTCAGATTATACAGCTTCCAGGCAATCTCTGAACGG TTCATGGAACACCAGGTGGATTTGGGACAGGAATACAGCTGGAATGGCAGAGTTGGAATTGTGGGAAAATATCCTTTTGGCATTCCGTGTAACATTAAAATAACAG TTATCTTCACAGACACTCCAGATCTTCTTTTTGAAGTCTCATCCCTCGAGAGTGCATTTCAGATTGGAGGATATCCTTGGCATTATATTATTACACCTAACAAGAAAAGTCAAGAAGGAATCTTCCATGTTTGTTCTTTAAAAGACCACACTTTG GCAAAGAATGGCATTCAGGATATGAAATGTTGCTCACTGGAACCTGACAGGATATCTTTCCACCCCGACAGTTCTGGAAGGATGCTACATGTGGGTCCAAATGTAATTAA AGTTCTGAAGTTGAAGGAAACTGAAAATTCCAAGCAGCAAGAAGTTACTGAAGATTTTATCATAGAAGCCAACAGGGAAAATAAT GTGAACAACTGTGTAACAGTAACTGCGTCTGGCCGAATAGTGAAGAAGCGTTTTAAATTATTGGATGATGATCCTGAGCAAGAG actttcaAAATTGTTGACTATGAAGATGAACTGAACTTGCTGTCTGTCGTGGCTGTTACTCAGACAGGAGTTGATGGGGCAGCTCATCTTGACTTCCATTGTAATGAGCAGGGTACTCGGTTGAAGAGTTTTCCTTTTGTTGAGTCTTGGGATGTG ACGTACAACCATGAAGTTTACTGTGATAGAAATATAGTGTTGCACATACAACAAAAGCCCCACAGGATGTTCAGCTGTCACATATACCAGGTGACCTGCAATAGTGAAAAAGATGACAATACACAGAAGGGCAAGAGAACAGCATGTATTTGGTCAAAAACTAGGGgaaaatactga
- the DCAF17 gene encoding DDB1- and CUL4-associated factor 17 isoform X4, with product MFSGSSSSSAAAKATSSDAFDIHSICHLLTRRSQGFYTKDVGTVYRKNMSLLRKLICQETTTFKNVWTIQSSSPIYYHSGKIYLDNYRRCVSCITPEPRIIYQVPGWPTSEKIEDALLLESPVGEVLPRPSDYKPSWAALTAHNWLLRLSANSGEILEKVYLASHCKFRYLSWDMPQEVMAIKSTQQKLPAAARQTGIQQSVLFFLAVFRVLPLSFMGMLELDKKIFGNSMADVSVSHRMLIVTHSTGHVRLYSFQAISERFMEHQVDLGQEYSWNGRVGIVGKYPFGIPCNIKITVIFTDTPDLLFEVSSLESAFQIGGYPWHYIITPNKKSQEGIFHVCSLKDHTLAKNGIQDMKCCSLEPDRISFHPDSSGRMLHVGPNVIKVLKLKETENSKQQEVTEDFIIEANRENNVNNCVTVTASGRIVKKRFKLLDDDPEQEESWKEMQRINLAVDYLLKSHKALPETNSMLLESMQFTKRCKGNTLDLS from the exons ATGTTTTCTGGCTCATCTTCTTCATCTGCCGCAGCAAAAGCCACTTCATCTGATGCATTTGATATCCACAGTATCTGCCACCTACTAACTAGAAGATCACAGGGATTTTATACAAAAGATGTTGGAACTGTTTATAGGAAAAACATGAGTCTCTTGAGGAAGCTGATATGCCAG gaaACAACAACATTCAAGAATGTTTGGACTATACAGTCTTCATCTCCAATTTATTATCATAGTGGAAAAATTTATCTTGACAATTACCGGCGCTGTGTGAGCTG CATTACACCAGAGCCAAGAATAATTTATCAAGTGCCAGGATGGCCTACCTCAGAAAAAATAGAGGATGCTTTATTATTGGAAAGCCCAGtg GGGGAAGTGCTGCCCAGGCCTTCAGACTACAAGCCTTCCTGGGCAGCTCTGACCGCTCACAACTGGCTTCTCCGTCTGTCTGCGAATTCAGGAGAAATACTTGAAAAGGTGTATCTTGCTTCCCACTGCAAATTCAG GTACCTAAGTTGGGACATGCCTCAAGAGGTCATGGCAATAAAGTCAACTCAGCAAAAGCTCCCAGCAGCTGCACGACAG ACAGGCATCCAGCAGTCTGTACTGTTCTTTCTTGCTGTATTCCGAGTTTTGCCACTTTCATTTATGGGCATGCTGGAGCTTGACAAAAAA ATCTTTGGAAATAGCATGGCAGATGTTTCGGTATCTCATAGAATGCTGATTGTAACACACAGCACAGGTCATGTCAGATTATACAGCTTCCAGGCAATCTCTGAACGG TTCATGGAACACCAGGTGGATTTGGGACAGGAATACAGCTGGAATGGCAGAGTTGGAATTGTGGGAAAATATCCTTTTGGCATTCCGTGTAACATTAAAATAACAG TTATCTTCACAGACACTCCAGATCTTCTTTTTGAAGTCTCATCCCTCGAGAGTGCATTTCAGATTGGAGGATATCCTTGGCATTATATTATTACACCTAACAAGAAAAGTCAAGAAGGAATCTTCCATGTTTGTTCTTTAAAAGACCACACTTTG GCAAAGAATGGCATTCAGGATATGAAATGTTGCTCACTGGAACCTGACAGGATATCTTTCCACCCCGACAGTTCTGGAAGGATGCTACATGTGGGTCCAAATGTAATTAA AGTTCTGAAGTTGAAGGAAACTGAAAATTCCAAGCAGCAAGAAGTTACTGAAGATTTTATCATAGAAGCCAACAGGGAAAATAAT GTGAACAACTGTGTAACAGTAACTGCGTCTGGCCGAATAGTGAAGAAGCGTTTTAAATTATTGGATGATGATCCTGAGCAAGAG GAATCCTGGAAAGAGATGCAAAGAATCAACCTGGCTGTTGATTATCTGCTTAAATCTCACAAGGCCTTGCCTGAGACCAATTCTATGCTATTGGAGAGCATGCAGTTCACAAAAAGATGCAAAGGAAATACTCTAGATCTGAGCTGA